One genomic region from Nocardia vinacea encodes:
- a CDS encoding substrate-binding domain-containing protein, which produces MNVIKTTRAAVVLAIALTLPLAACSSGKNAKTATGGIDGAKVAFLMPDQASTRYEQHDAPGFKAALSKLCASCTALYNNANADAAKQQQQFDAAISQGVKAIVIDPVDSTAAASMVSRAQARGIKVVAYDRPIPDAKVDYYVSFDNEAIGKAIAESLVKHMKDTGVPTDKGILEVNGSPTDAAAGLIKKGIHEGLASGGYATLAEYDTPDWEPTAAQQWVAGQVSRFGGQIGGIVAANDGTAGGAIAALKAANVKPIPPVTGNDATNAGLQLVISGDQYNTISKPSEIVAAAAAEVVVDLVEGKQVEAVGGGNLTTVFKAPTMLFVPKVVTRDNLKADIVDAKINTAAELCTGAYATGCTALGIS; this is translated from the coding sequence ATGAACGTTATCAAGACGACCCGGGCCGCCGTTGTCCTCGCTATTGCCCTCACCCTGCCGCTCGCGGCGTGTAGCTCGGGTAAGAACGCCAAAACCGCTACCGGCGGTATCGATGGCGCGAAGGTCGCCTTCCTCATGCCGGACCAGGCATCGACCAGGTATGAGCAGCACGATGCGCCGGGCTTCAAGGCTGCGCTCAGCAAGTTGTGCGCGAGCTGTACGGCGCTCTACAACAACGCCAACGCTGACGCAGCCAAGCAGCAGCAGCAGTTCGACGCCGCCATCTCGCAGGGCGTCAAGGCCATCGTGATCGATCCGGTCGACTCCACCGCCGCGGCCTCGATGGTGTCACGTGCTCAGGCCAGGGGAATCAAGGTCGTTGCCTACGATCGGCCCATCCCGGACGCGAAGGTCGATTACTACGTGTCCTTCGACAACGAGGCCATCGGCAAGGCGATCGCCGAATCGCTCGTCAAGCACATGAAGGACACCGGCGTCCCGACCGACAAGGGGATCCTGGAAGTCAACGGCTCACCGACGGACGCGGCAGCAGGTTTGATCAAGAAGGGCATCCACGAAGGCCTCGCCAGCGGCGGGTATGCGACGCTCGCCGAGTACGACACCCCGGACTGGGAGCCGACCGCTGCTCAGCAGTGGGTCGCGGGCCAGGTCTCGCGGTTCGGGGGCCAGATCGGTGGGATCGTCGCGGCCAACGACGGGACGGCCGGTGGTGCCATTGCCGCGTTGAAGGCCGCGAACGTCAAGCCTATCCCGCCGGTTACCGGCAACGACGCAACCAATGCCGGGCTCCAGCTCGTGATCTCGGGTGACCAGTACAACACGATCTCCAAGCCGAGCGAGATAGTTGCTGCCGCAGCAGCTGAAGTCGTCGTCGATCTCGTCGAGGGCAAGCAGGTCGAGGCCGTCGGTGGCGGCAACCTGACAACCGTCTTCAAGGCCCCGACCATGCTCTTCGTGCCGAAGGTCGTCACACGGGACAACCTGAAGGCTGACATCGTCGACGCCAAGATCAACACCGCAGCGGAGCTGTGCACTGGTGCCTATGCCACCGGATGCACGGCACTGGGGATCTCCTGA
- a CDS encoding alcohol dehydrogenase catalytic domain-containing protein has product MQAVVCHGPADYRLEKLPVPSRRPGEALIRVEAVGICASDLKCYHGASKFWGDENRAAWAETEVVPGHEITGRIVELDDAARERWGVEVGDRIVVEQIVPCWNCRYCAEGNYHMCQVHDIYGFKRATHGGMQEYMVITQGSLVHRISADIPPAHAAFAEPLSCALHAVERADITFSDVVVVAGCGPIGLGMVAGAAAKSPAQVIALDMEPRKLELAARAGATMTIDISKQDPVARVRELTGGYGADVYLEATGHPSAVIQGLNLLRKLGRFIEYSVFKEAVTVDWTIISDDKELDVRGAHLGPNCWPAAIRLIEGGKLPLDDICTHQLPIAEFARGLDLVASGKESIKVSLIP; this is encoded by the coding sequence ATGCAGGCAGTCGTGTGTCACGGTCCCGCTGATTACCGGCTGGAGAAGCTACCGGTCCCGTCGCGGAGACCAGGAGAGGCACTCATCCGCGTCGAGGCCGTCGGCATTTGCGCGAGCGACCTGAAGTGCTACCACGGCGCATCGAAGTTCTGGGGTGACGAAAACCGGGCGGCATGGGCGGAGACGGAGGTCGTACCGGGGCATGAGATCACCGGGCGGATCGTCGAGCTCGACGATGCCGCTCGCGAGCGCTGGGGCGTCGAGGTCGGCGATCGCATTGTCGTCGAGCAGATCGTTCCGTGCTGGAACTGCCGCTACTGTGCCGAGGGCAACTACCACATGTGTCAGGTGCACGACATCTACGGCTTCAAGCGCGCAACCCACGGCGGCATGCAGGAGTACATGGTCATCACGCAGGGTTCTCTGGTCCATCGGATCAGCGCTGACATTCCCCCTGCGCACGCGGCCTTCGCGGAGCCGCTGTCTTGCGCACTCCACGCCGTCGAACGGGCCGACATCACGTTCTCCGATGTGGTTGTCGTCGCCGGGTGCGGGCCCATCGGCCTCGGCATGGTCGCGGGTGCGGCGGCGAAGTCTCCGGCCCAGGTCATTGCTCTGGACATGGAGCCGCGCAAGCTGGAGCTTGCGGCGCGCGCCGGGGCCACGATGACGATAGACATCAGCAAGCAAGATCCCGTTGCCCGCGTTCGAGAACTTACCGGTGGTTATGGCGCCGATGTCTACCTCGAGGCGACCGGGCACCCGTCGGCGGTGATCCAGGGCCTCAACCTGCTGCGCAAGCTCGGTCGCTTCATCGAATACAGCGTCTTCAAGGAGGCGGTGACCGTCGATTGGACGATCATCAGCGATGACAAGGAACTCGACGTGCGCGGAGCCCATCTGGGACCGAATTGCTGGCCTGCTGCGATCCGGCTCATCGAGGGCGGCAAGCTCCCGCTCGACGACATCTGCACCCACCAGCTGCCGATTGCGGAGTTTGCGCGCGGACTCGACCTCGTCGCGTCGGGCAAGGAGTCGATCAAGGTCTCACTCATTCCCTGA
- a CDS encoding sugar-binding transcriptional regulator, with amino-acid sequence MRDRAAGSIDAGARRRFPSGLVYQAARLYYLDNATQAEIAHQIGTSRATVSRLLAEARETGIVQVTVRNPEKRALTDLEHDLRQALGLTAAYVTPESPGVELGTLLAPRVADALAESQLRPGDTLLVSTGATVFAVARHDLPPLPGVVLCPTVGGIEEPEAHYQSNEITRALALRVGGVPVMLYAPAMPTPTLHEALMSDPQIQRVQQLWRSARAALLGIGAPPLHRSSLPSVISAREATLEHAVGDICARPYGPDGAPIESSGFERLIAIPLEDLPRIPHTIGVAIGQDKVDSILVAARAGYVNTLVTDSPTAEGLLRAAAVR; translated from the coding sequence ATGAGAGACCGAGCAGCCGGGAGTATCGATGCGGGCGCCCGCCGTCGGTTTCCTTCGGGGCTGGTGTACCAGGCGGCGCGGCTGTACTACCTGGACAACGCGACTCAGGCCGAGATCGCACACCAAATCGGCACCAGCCGTGCGACCGTGAGTCGTCTCCTCGCCGAGGCGCGCGAGACCGGCATCGTCCAGGTCACAGTCCGTAACCCGGAGAAGCGGGCACTGACCGACCTCGAGCATGATCTCCGCCAGGCGCTCGGACTAACTGCGGCATACGTGACACCGGAGTCCCCAGGCGTCGAATTGGGGACGCTGCTCGCTCCCCGCGTCGCCGACGCGCTCGCCGAATCGCAACTGCGCCCCGGAGACACGCTTCTAGTGTCAACCGGCGCAACGGTATTCGCGGTCGCACGTCACGATCTCCCACCGCTGCCCGGCGTCGTCCTGTGCCCGACAGTCGGCGGTATCGAAGAGCCGGAGGCGCACTACCAGTCGAACGAGATCACGCGGGCGCTGGCGCTGCGGGTCGGCGGAGTCCCCGTCATGCTGTACGCCCCCGCCATGCCGACCCCGACCCTGCACGAAGCGTTGATGAGCGACCCACAGATCCAACGGGTCCAGCAACTGTGGCGGTCCGCGCGCGCCGCACTACTTGGAATCGGTGCTCCACCGCTGCACCGATCGTCGCTGCCGAGCGTCATCTCGGCGCGGGAGGCAACGCTCGAGCACGCCGTCGGTGACATTTGCGCCCGGCCCTACGGACCTGACGGAGCGCCGATCGAGTCCAGTGGGTTCGAGCGCCTCATCGCCATCCCGCTAGAGGACCTCCCGCGCATTCCGCACACAATCGGCGTGGCCATCGGCCAAGACAAGGTGGATTCCATCCTCGTGGCAGCTCGCGCCGGCTACGTGAACACCCTCGTGACCGACAGCCCGACGGCGGAGGGTCTCCTCAGAGCGGCTGCCGTCAGATAG